GGGCGTAGGCCACCAGGCGGGCCAGCGGCTTGGCGCCGCGCGCCTGGGCGGTCTTGGCGTCCATCAGCACCAGGGCAGCGGCGGCGTCGTTGATGCCCGAAGCATTGCCGGCCGTCACCGTGCCGTTGTCCTTGGTGAACACGGGGCGCAGCTTGGCCATGTCGTCCAGGGTGGCGCCAGGGCGGAAATGCTCGTCCGCGGTGAACTGCACCTCGCCCTTCTTAGCTTTGAGCGTGACAGGCACGATCTGCTCGTTGAAGTAGCCCGCGGCCGTGGCGCGCTCGGCGCGGTTGTGGCTTTCCACGGCCAGGCGGTCCTGGTCTTCGCGGGTAATGCCCCACTTGGCGGCGATGTTCTCGGCCGTCACGCCCATGTGGATGTTGTGGAACGGGTCGTGCAGGGCGCCGATCATCATGTCGATCATCTTGAAGTCGCCCATGCGCGCGCCCCAGCGGCTCGCCAGGCTGGCATACGGCGCCCGGCTCATGACCTCGGCGCCGGCGCCGATGGCGATGTCGGCGTCGCCCAGCAGGATGCTCTGCGCGGCCGAGACCACGGCCTGCAGGCCCGAGCCGCACAGGCGGTTGACGTTGAAGGCGGGGGTGGATTCGGCGCAGCCGCCCTCGATGGCGGCCACGCGCGACAGGTACATGTCGCGCGGCTCGGTGTTGACCACGTGGCCGAACACCACGTGGCCCACGTCCTGGCCCTCGACCTGGGCGCGGGCCAGCGACTCGCGCACCACGGTGGCGCCCAGCTGGGTGGGCGCAATGTCTTTCAGGCTGCCGCCAAAGGTGCCGATGGCGGTGCGCACGGCGCTGACGACGACGACTTCACGGGTCATGGGGGTACTCCTGTTGCGTGGGATTTGACGGAAAAAACGGCTCCAGCGGTTGCCAGTAAAGCGCCAGCAGCTATGAAAACGATAGTGAAGAGGCCTCAGGCATCGCGCACGTCGGCCACCGGGTTAGCGCCAAAGTCCGGGCGCGCCAGCCAAGCCAGCACGCGGCGGGCAGCTTCCTCGGGCGAGGTCAGCGAGCCGCTGCTCTTGAGCTGGGCGAAGTTGCCCACGTCGGGAAAGTCGGCCGCATCGGCGCTGCGCAGCTGCACCTGCATGTCGGTGTCGATCACGCCGGGGGCCAGCGAGCACACGCGCGCGCCGTGGGGCTTGGCGGCCTCATCCAGCGCCAGGCAGCGGGTGAAGTGGTCCATGCCGGCCTTGGCGGCGCAGTAGGCCGCCTGCGAGGCCATGGCGCGCCGGCCCAGGCCCGAGGAGACGTTCAGCACCTTGCGCGGCACGCCCCAGCCTTCGGTGGCGGCCAGGAAAGCGGCGGTGAGCTGCATGGGCGCCTCCAGCCCCACGCGCAGGGCGCGCGCCACCTCATGCACATCGCTGGCCGACAGCGGGGCGATGGGTGGGATGACGCCGGCGTTGTTGATCAGGGTGGCGCTGGCGTAGCGGCCGGCGCCCTGGGCGGACAGCCAGGACTGCAGCTGTCCGGCGGCCTGCGCGCCGTCGGCCAGGTCCAGCGTCCACTGCTCCAGCTGCGCGCCCGCGGGGGCGGCCAGTTCGGGGTTGGCGTGGCGGGCGATGCTGACGAGGGTGTGGCCGGGGGCGAGCAGCTGCCGGGCCATGGCCAGGCCCATGCCGCGCGAGCCGCCGGTCAGGATGGTGAGGTGCAGGGTCATCCGGCAATGGTAATGGGACGGGGCGGGGCGGGGCCGGCCAGCTGCGCCAGGACGTAGTCCACCGCGGCGCCTGGTGCTATCGAAAAAATAGCTTCTAGCGCTTGATAGGCAAGGGTTTGAGGTCGATTTGACCAAAATCTGCCGGCAGATCGAAGCGGCAGGCCCTGCCGTGCACGGGGTGGTCGAAGGCCAGCGTGCTGGCGTGCAGCAGCAGGCGCGGCGCCAGGGCCAGCGCGGCTGCGTCGGCATACAGCGCATCGCCCAGGATGGGGTGGCCGATTGCGGCCAGGTGGACGCGCAGCTGGTGGGTGCGGCCGGTGACGGGCTCCAGCTCGACATGGGTAACGCCCGCCGCCGCGTCCTGCGCCACGGCACGCCAGCGCGTCAGGCTGGGCTTGTCCAGGGCGGGGTCGATCACGCGCAGCGGGCGGCGCTCCCAGTCGGCGGCGATGGGCAGGGCGATCTCGCCCCAGGCGCCGCCTGCCTCGCCCAGCAGCCCTGCCACCACGGCCTGGTAGCGCTTGTGCACCTGGCGCTGCTCGAAGGCGCGGCCTAGCAGCCGCTGGGCAGTCGGGTTGCGTGCCATCAGCACCAGGCCCGAGGTGGCCTGGTCCAGTCGGTGCACGACGAGGACGCCGGGCCAGTGCTGCGCGGTGCGTGCGCTCAGGCAATCTTGCTTGTCCGGCCCGCGGCCGGGCACGCACAGCAGGCCGGCGGGCTTGGCCAGCACCAGCAGATCGTCGTCGGCATGCACGCACTGCACGAGCGCGTCAGCCGCCATGGATCAGCTGGTCCACGGTGGCGCACAGCTCCTGCACGTCGTTGGGCTTGTGGATCAGCGCGCGCGCGCCGCTGGCCAGGGCCTGCTGCTCGATGTCTGCCGTGACGTAGCCCGAGGCCAGCGCGATGGGCAGGTCGGCGCGGATGGCGTGGGCGGCGCGCACCAGATCCAGGCCGGAAAAGCCGGGCATGTTGTAGTCGGTCACCAGCAGGTCGTAGCGGGCGGGCGCCTCGCGCAGCGCCTGCGTGGCCTGGCGCGGGTCGGTAAAGCCCGTGACCTGGTAGCCGCGGCGGCGCAGCAGGCGCTGCACCAGAAAGACCAGGGCTTCGTCGTCATCCACGTACATCACATGGCGCTGGCGGCCCGGGGCGGTCACAAGGGTGGGCGCGGGTGCCGGTGCGACCGATGCCGGGGCTGGCGCCTGCTGCGGCTCGGCCGGGGCGGCGGGCGCATCGCCCGGCGCGGCCGGAAAGTACAGCGTGAAGCGGCTGCCCTGGCCCGGCGTGCTGTGCACGTCGATGGCGCCTTCATGCGTGCGCATCACGCCGTGTACCACGGCCAGGCCCAGGCCTGTGCCCTGGCCCACGGGCTTGGTGGTGAAGAACGGCTCGAAGATGCGCGACACCGTGGCTGCGTCCATGCCCGGTCCATCGTCGCGCACGGTCACGGCGGCGTAGTGCTCGCCCGACAGGCCCAGCCGCTCGCGCAGGCGCTGGCCGGGCTGTGCGACGGCCACGTCAACGTGGATGGTGCCGGGGCTCGTGCCGATGGCGTGGATGGCGTTGGTGCACAGGTTCAGCAGTGCCTGCTCGACCTGCGTCGGGTCGGCCAGCACGGGCGGCACGCCCTCGGCCTCGTGCACCGTCAGCACGATCTGCGGCGGCTGGGTCACGCGCAACAGGCGCTGGGTGTCGCGCGCCACTTCGGCCAGCGCCACGGGCGTGCGCCGGGGCGCCTCGTTGCGGCTGAAAGTGAGGATCTGGCGCACCAGATCGCGCGCGCGCCGCCCGGCCTTGTCGATCTCCAGCAGGCTCTCGTAGGCCGGCGTGCCGGGCTGGCCATCGGCCTTGGCCAGCTCCACGTTGCCCAGGATGGCGTGCAGGATGTTGTTGAAGTCGTGCGCAATGCCGCCGGCCATGGTGCCCACGGCCTGCATCTTGTGCGACTCGCGCAGTTGCACCTCCAGCTCGGCGCGGCGGGCCTCCTCGCGCTTGCGCGCCGTCAGGTCGCGGGCGAACACGGTGGTGGTCTCGCCGCCGGCGTGGCGCTCGAAGGACACGCTAATCTCCACCGCCAGCTCGCGCCCTGAAGCGGTAAGGGCGGTCATCTCGCCCAGCACCGCCTGCGTGGTCAGCTGGGCGAAGGCCAGCAACTGCTCGGCATGGGGGATGAAGCGCAGGATGGCGCTTCCCAGCGCGTCACTGGCCGCGCACTGGAACAGCACGGCCGCCGTGGGGTTGAACACGGTGATGCGCTGGTGCTGGTCCACGCAGATGATGGCGTCCAGCGCCGAGTTGATGACAGCCTCCAGGCGCTTTTCGCTGGCCTGGATCTGTTCGTTGCGCACCTGCAGCTCCCACGTGCTTTGCTGCAGCGCCCGGCGCTCGGCCAGCAGCGGGCCCTGGTCCACGACGGCGCACAGGTACTGGTGTTGCGTGCCGCCGGCGGTGTCGGCCGCCTCGATGCGGGCGATGTGCAGGTCGCCGGTGATCTGCCCGTCCTGGCCGATGCGAAAGACCACCTCGGTGGCCTCGGCGCGGCCGTCGGCGCTGGCCTGGTTGAAGGCATGGCGCACGCGCTGGCTGTGCGACGCATCGACAAAGGGCATGAGCGCCGTCAGCGGCCGGTCGTGCTCCAGCGGCTGAAACGACCGGTGCGCCATCGGATTGGCCTGCACCACGACGTCGTGCGTGTCGATGACCAGCAGCGCCAGCGGCACGCTGGCAAACAGCGCTTCGAACCGCTCGGAGGCGCTTTCCGCAGCCGCCTGGCTGTAGCGCAGCACCTTGTTTTGCGCCTCCAGTTCGGCCTGCGACTTGCGCAGCTCACCGATCAGGCGCGCCACCGGGCCGGTGGCGCGTTCGCCCGGCGTGCGCTGGTCCGGGTGCGGGGGCACCGGCCCGGCAGGCGGCGGGGCGCCGGCCGGGTCGGATTTGTGCAGCAGATAGGAAAGGTCGGGCTCGTTCATCGCGGGACCAGCGGGAGCCGGGCCAGTGTACGCCGGCATGCCGCGGCCCCCGGGCCGCGGTGAGAGGCTTCGCGGGGCTGCGGCCCGCCGTCAGCGCTGCAGCAGCAGATGCGCCAGGGCGCCGGGCAGCGCCGGGTGCTGCCAGGGGAAGGCGGCCTGCTCTGCACGCGCGGGCACCACACGCTGGCTGCCCAGCAGCAGCACCGACATCTCCCCCAGGGCCAGGCGCAGGGCCCAGCCCGGCACGGGCAGCAGGGCGGGGCGATGCAGGGCCCGCGCCAGCGCCTGCGCGAAATGCGCGTTGCGCACCGCGCCCGGCGCGCAGGCGTTGTAGGGCCCGCTGCAGGCGGGGTCGTGCAGCAAGCGGTCGATGAGGGCGACCTGGTCATCGAGGTGAATCCAGGGCATCCATTGCCGGCCACTCCCCAGCCGGCCTCCCAGGCCCATGCGAAAGGCCGGCAGCAATCGCGCCAGCATGCCGTGCTGCGGCGCCAGCACGGGGGCGGTGCGCACCAGCGCCACCCGCATGCCCCACTGGCGGGCCCGCTCGGCCTCGTGTTCCCAGGCCGCGCACAGGCGGCTGCCGAAGTCCGGCCGGCCGGGCGGGCTGCCCTCGGCCAGCGCCTGCTCGCCGCAGTCGCCATACCAGCCGACCGCCGACCCCGACACCAGCACGGGCGGCGGGGTGGCGCGCCGCCCCAGCCAGTCCACCAGGGCGCGGGTCAGATCGATGCGGCTGCGCCACAGCACCTGCCGCCGCGCCGCCGTCCAGGGCCGATCGGCAATGGGAGCGCCGGCCAGGTTCACCACTGCGTCCAGGGGCGGCACCGCGTCCAGGGCCTGCAGCTGGCCAACGCCCCGGGCCCCGCTGCACAGGTGCGCCACCCGCTGCGGCTTACGGCTGAGGACCCACAGCTCGTGGCCCTGCTGCTGCCAGTGCTGGCACAAGGCGCGGCCGATCAGGCCGGTGCCACCGCTCAGGAGAATGCGCATGTGAAGTCCTTTACGGGTTGCCCACGCCCGGTTACCAGGGCAGGCGCCGGCCGTCATCGGCCCCCAGCCCTCCTGAGTGTTCGGGGTGCAGGGTGTCGAGCACGCGCGCATGCACCGTGCCGGGATGCAGCGCGGCCAGCACGGCTTGCGGGTCGGTGCGCGCCAGTTCGGCAAAAGCGGCTTTGATGACCACGTTCAAGGCTGCCTTGAACGCACGGTAGCTGTATCACCCGCCCAGGCGATTGTCCCCGATGCGTCCACCCGCCAGTGGACCTGGCGTGCTGCTGCGCAGGCCGCTACGCGCCCTAGAGCGCCGGGGCGCTGCATTGGCTCGCTGCCCGTGGTGCCCACGCTGCTGCGCGCAGCGGCGCGGGTCGCAAGCGGCATTTGAGCCTGGTGGCCAGCGTGGAGGGCTGGCGCGGCCTGCCGCAAAGCCTGGAAGCTGGCGCCGGCCGACCTGCCGACGCCGCGCCAGCACGATGCACCCGATGCGCGCTTCGAGGGCCCTTTCACCGACGGGCAGGGCGTGTCCGTCATCACGCAGGTGTTCGCCCCCATGTACGAGACGCTGGAGCAGGCGCGCTTTTTCGTCACTCGGCACCTGGTGGAGGGCGACCAGGCGCTTCTGGCCTGGGAGTTGCGCCTTCGCATGCGCCGCTGGCGGCCGGGGCTGGACCAGCGCATCCAGGGCGCCAGCCTGGCCCGCGTGGCTGCCAATGGCCGGGCGGCGGCGCACCGGGACTATGGGGATGCGGCCCAGGAGCGGTCCGAGAAGCTGCGCGCAAGGGCCGGGGCCTCAGCCCCTTCGGTCCCTGCGCTGAAGCTCCTTTCAGTCCGGCTCGCCCACCGGCAGGCAGCTGCAAAACAGGTTGCGGTCGCCATACACGTTGTCCACGCGGCCGACGGGGCTCCAGTATTTGCTGCGCCGCAGGGCATCGACGGGGTAGGCAGCCGTCTCGCGCGGGTAGGGGTGCTCCCATTGCGCGGCCAGCAGGCTTTCGGCCGTGTGGGGGGCGTTTTTCAGAGGGTTGTCGTCGCGCGGCAGCGCACCGGATTCGATCTGGCGGATCTCTGCGCGGATGGCGATCATCGCGTCGATGAAGCGGTCGATCTCGGCCAGGTCCTCGCTCTCGGTGGGCTCCACCATCAGCGTGTTGGGCACGGGAAAGCTCAGCGTGGGCGCGTGAAAGCCGTAGTCGATCAGCCGCTTGGCCACGTCCTCGGCCATCACGCCGCTGCTGTCCTTGAACTGGCGCAGGTCCAGGATGCACTCGTGCGCCACGTGGCCGTTGCCGGAGGCGTACAGCGTCGGGTAGTGGTCCTTGAGGCGCGCGCTGATGTAGTTGGCGCTCAGGATGGCGACTTCGGTGGCATCGGTCAGGCCCTGCGCGCCCATCATGCGGATGTACATCCACGAGATCGGCAGCACGGCCGCATTGCCCAGTGGCGCCGCGCTGACGGCGCCCACCTTGCCCGCGATGCCGGCCGTGGCGTGCCCGGGCAGATAGGGCACCAGGTCCTCGACCACGCAGACGGGCCCCACGCCCGGCCCGCCGCCGCCATGGGGGATGCAGAAGGTCTTGTGCAGGTTCAGGTGGCTCACGTCGCCGCCGAACTCGCCCGGCGCGGCCACGCCGACCAGGGCGTTCATGTTGGCGCCGTCCACGTACACGCGCCCGCCGTGCTGGTGCACGAGCTGGCACAGCTCCTTGACGTGGGTCTCGAACACGCCGTGCGTGCTGGGGTAGGTGATCATCACGCAGGCCAGGTTCTGGCTGTGCTGCTCGCACTTGGCCTGCAGGTCGGCCATGTCCACGTTGCCGTTCTCGTCGCACTTGGTGACCACCACCTGCATGCCCACCATCTGCGCGCTGGCCGGGTTGGTGCCGTGGGCGCTGCTGGGGATCAGGCAGATGGTGCGCTGCGTGTTGCCCTGCGCCTCGTGCCAGGCCTTGATGGCCAGCAGGCCGGCGTATTCGCCCTGACTGCCGGCGTTGGGCTGCAGGCTGACGCCGGCGTAGCCGGTGGCCTCGCACAGCCACTGGCGCAGCTGCTCGTCCAGCTCGCGGTAGCCCTGCAGCTGGTCGGCCGGAGCGAAGGGGTGCACCTGGGCGAATTCGGGCCAGGTGATGGGGATCATCTCGCTGGTGGCGTTCAACTTCATGGTGCACGAGCCCAGCGGGATCATGCTGCGGTCCAGCGCCAGGTCCTTGTCGGACAGGCTGCGGATGTAGCGCAGCATGGCCGTCTCGGAGTGGTGCGTGTTGAACACCGGGTGCGTGAGGAAGGCGCTGCTGCGCTGCAGCGCGGGCGGGATCAGCGTGTCCACGCCCATCTCGAAGTCGGCGAAGGTGGGCGTGGCCTGGCCGTCCTTGGCGAAGATCTTCCACAGCAGCTCGACGTCGGCCCGCGTGGTGGTCTCGTCCAGCGAGATGCACAGGTACTCGTTCCAATAGATTCGCAGGTTGACGCCCATGGAGACTGCGCGGACAGCTATTGTTTTGGTAGCGTCGCGGGTGTGCAGGCTCAAGGTGTCGAAGCTGGCGTGCTCGCGCAGCGGCGCACCCAGGCTTCTCAAGCCCTGCGCCAGGATGGCCGTGTAGGTGGCCACGCGCCGGGCGATGCGCGTGAGGCCCTCGGGGCCGTGGTACACGGCGTACATGCTGGCGACCACGGCCGGCAGCACCTGCGCGGTGCAAATGTTGGAGGTGGCCTTTTCGCGGCGGATGTGCTGCTCGCGCGTCTGCAGCGCCAGGCGGTAGGCCGGCTGGCCGTGCACGTCCACGCTCACGCCCACCAGGCGGCCGGGCAGGCTGCGCTTGAAGGCGTCGCGGCAGGCCATGTAGGCGGCGTGCGGGCCGCCCGCGCCCATGGGCATGCCCAGGCGCTGCGTGGTGCCGACGACGATGTCCGCGCCCCATTCGCCCGGCGGCACGATCAGCGTCAGCGCCAGCAGGTCGGCACAGGCGATCACGGCGGCCTGGCGCGCGTGGGCTTTCTCGGCCGCGGCGCGCAGGCTTTCCACGTCGTCGATGCGCCCGCTGGTGGCCGGGTACTGCACCAGCAGCGCGAAATATTCGCCTTCGATGGCAGCGTCCCATTCCTCGCGCGAATTGGCCAGCACCACCTCGATGCCCAGCGGCTGGGCGCGCGTCTGGATGACCTCGATGGTCTGCGGATGCGCGTCGCCGGCGACGATGAAGCGGTTGCTGGCCGCCTTGACCGAGCGGCGCGCCAGCGTCATGGCCTCGGCGGCGGCGGTAGCCTCGTCCAGCATGGAGGCGTTGGCAATGTCCATGCCCGTCAGGTCGGTAACCAGGGTCTGGAAGTTGACCAGCGCCTCCATCCGGCCCTGGCTGATCTCGGCCTGGTAGGGCGTGTAGGCGGTGTACCAGGCGGGGTTTTCCAGCACGTTGCGCAGGATGACGCCGGGCGTGTGCGTGCCGTAGTAGCCCTGGCCGATGAAGCTCTTGAGCAGGCGGTTCTTGGCCGCGATGGCTTTCAGCTCGGCCAGTGCGCCAGCCTCGGTCGTCGGCGCGGGCAGCTGCATGTGGCTGGCGCGGGCGATGGAGCGCGGCACGATCGAGTCGATGAGCGCCCGGCGCGAGGCCTCGCCGATGAAGGAGAGCATGTGCGCCTGCTCGGCGTGATCCGGGCCGATATGGCGCGGCAGGAATTCGGCGGCGTTCTCGAGCGCGGCCAGGGGCAGGGCGGCGGGCATCTGCATGGGCGGGGCCTTCAGGGTGCTATTGAATGAGGAGCTGCTGCCGCTTGCCTGGCAAGCGCTGGAGCCCGATTTGGCTGATATTTCTGGAATGCCTGGAGCTGGCCCGCGCGCCCGTGCAGCGGCGGCGGGCCGGCGCGCGTCAGGCGTTGGCGGCGAAGTCCTGGTAGGCCGTCTCGTCCATCAGGCCCGAGAGCTCCTTCTCGTCGCTCAGCTTGACCTTGAAGAACCAGCCCGCGCCCAGCGGGTCGGAGTTGGCCAGCGACGGGTCGGCGCGCAGCTGCTCGTTGACTTCGACGATCTCGCCCGAGATCGGCATGTACACGTCGGCGGCGGCCTTCACCGATTCGACCACGCCGGCCACCTCGCCCTGCTTGAAGCTGGTGCCGACAGCGGGCAGGTCCACGAAGACGATGTCGCCCAGCGCGTCCTGCGCGTGCACGGTGATGCCGACCACGGCGGCGGCCGGCTCGGCGGTGTTGATCCACTCGTGGTCTTTGGAGTACTGGATGGTCATGGCGGTCTTTCGAAGAATGGAAAAGAGGAAAAAAAGGAGCAGGCAGGGCGCCCGCGAGCACTGTAGCTGCGGGCGCAGGCTCGTCAGCCGCGGTGGTAGCGCGGGGGCAGGAAGGGCGTGGGTGCCACCTCCATGGGCACGGCCTTGCCGCGCACCAGGGCGTTCAGGCGCGTGCCCGGCTTGGCGAGGTGGGGCGCCACGTAGCCCAGGGCGACGGGCTTGTCCAGGCTGGGCGCCAGCAGGCCGCTGGTCACCGCGCCGGCGCTCTGGCCGTCTTCGGTGTGCAGCGGCGTGCCCTCGCGCACGGGCACGCGTTCCAACGCCACCAGGCCGACGCGCTTGCGGGCCAGGCTGGCCGGCTCGTCGATCTGCGCCAGCACCACGCCCGCGCCCGGAAAGCCGCCCGCGCGCGCGCCACCGGTGCGGCGCACCTTCTGAATGGCCCAGTTCAGGCTGGCCTCGGGCGGCGTGGTGGTGGTGTCGATGTCATTGCCGTACAGGCACAGGCCGGCTTCCAGGCGCAGCGAGTTGCGCGCGCCCAGGCCAATGGGTTTCACTTCGGGCTGCGCCAGCAGCGCGCGCGCCAGGTCTTCAGCATTCGCTGCGGGCACGGAGATCTCGAAGCCGTCCTCGCCGGTGTAGCCGCTGCGGGTGATGAACAGCGGCACGCCCTGCCAGTCGAACGGGCCGCCGCTCATGAAGACCAGCTGCTGCACGCCGGGCACCAGGCGCGCCAGCGCCGCGGCGGCCTGCGGGCCTTGCAGCGCCAGCAGGCCCTGGTCGGGCAGCGGGCGCACTTCGCAGCGGCTGCCGATGCGCGCCTGGATGTGGGCGATGTCGCCCACCTTGCAGGCGCCGTTGACGATCAGGAACAGGGTGTCTTCGCCATCGACCTGGCCCTGGTTGAAGAACATCAGGTCGTCGATCACGCCGCCTTCGTCGTTAAGCAGCAGGCCGTAGCGCTGGCGGCCCACGGGCAGGTCGATCACATCGACAGGTACGAGCGATTCCAGCGCCGCGGCCGCATCCGACCCTTTAAGCAGCAGTTGCCCCATGTGCGAGACGTCGAACAGCCCGGCCTGCGCGCGCGTGTGCAGGTGCTCGGCCATCAGGCCGGCCGGGTACTGAACGGGCATGGAATAGCCGGCAAAGGGCACCATGCGCGCGCCCAGCTCCAGGTGCAGGGCGTGCAGGGGGGTCTTGAGCAGGGTGTCGTCGGTGGTGGACATGGGCGGGCAGGTTCCAAAGCAAATGGTGATGCGGCCCCGCTTGCTGGCTGGAGCCCCAAGATTTGCCCGGCTGTCCGCTTTACCTGAGAGATTCACCCCGCGCGCGGGGCTTGCTCCTTCGGTGGGCCGGATCGCGCTCCACAGCGCCTCCGGCCTCTCTCCAGCAAGGGAAACGCCCGCATCCCTGCGGGCGTGTCGCCAGTCCTTTTGCCTGAGCGTTTGGCCGCTGCCTGCGCCTTCGGCGGCCCCGCGCGGGGGCTCTCTCCTGACGGGCGCCAGTGTAGTGGATTGCGGGCACCGCGCAGCAGGCTTTTGCAGCGCCCCGCCGCAGGAGCCGGTGGCGCCCTTGCGCCTGCGGCGGCGCTCGAAAGGATGCCGTCCGACGCGGCTCCAGGAACCGCCCCCACCCTGATGCCACGTGGCAGGCAGAAGCTCGCACCCTGTGCTTTGAAGCGACCGACTGTTCGTGCTTTTGTCCAAGAAAGGCCTCTGCCATGAAGACGTTGACCAACAAGCTGTTTCCGGGCCCGATCGCCATGATCCAGTTCGACCACATGCATGTGCTGTCGACCTACCACCAGTTTCATCCGGACACGCGCCCCAGCGTGAAGGAAGGTCTGGTCAAGACGGTCTGCGCCGCCATTGAAATCCACGCGCAGCTCGAAGAGGAAATCTTCTACCCGGCGGTGCGGGAGGCAACGACGGACGAGTTCATCAAGCGCAGCGTCCACGACCACGACGAGCTTCGCGGTTTCATCGATCGCCTGCGCGCCATAGAGTCGACCGACCCCGACTACGACCAGACCTTCGACGCCATGATCAGGCTGGTCATGCACCATGCTGCAGAGGAGGAGACGGTGATGCTGCCCGAGGCCGAGCGCTGTCTGTCCCCCGAGCGCCTCGACGAATTGGGCGCGCAGATGACCAAGCGCCGCCTTGAACTCACGGTTCCGCGCACCGGCGAGATTGCCGGCAACATGCTGCGCGCAATGCCTGCGAGCACCATTGCGATGACGGCGGGTGCGCTGGTGTCAGGTGCGGCGCTGGCCACTTGGCTAGGGCGCGGTAGGCAGCACCGCCGCTGACAGAAATGGCCATTTCCGTAGGTTGAGGAAGGTTCCGGCTTGGCTGCCGGGCGGCTCCTCTGCCTCACGGCACTGCCCACCCAGGGCTACCTGGCGTACACCAGGTCGCGCAAGAACAGCGACAGCTGCGGCACGTAGGTGATGACCAGCAGGCACACCAGGATCACCCCCACGAAGGGCAGCAGGTGCCCGACGATCCGATCCAGCGAGATGCGCGCCACCGTGCAGGCAGCGAACAGGTTCACGCCGAAGGGCGGGGTGATCATGCCCAGGGCCAGGTTCACCACCATGATGAGCCCGAAGTGCACCGGGTCCACGCCGAAGTGCTGCGCCACTGGCGCCAGTATGGGCCCCAGCACGATGATGGCGGCGCTGGTCTCGATGAACATGCCGATCAGAAACAGCGCCACGTTCACGCCCAGCAGGAACAGCGCCGGCGTCTGCAGCACCTCCTGCAGCCAGCGCCCGATGGCGTCAGGCACGCCGGCACGGGTGATCAGAAAGGCGAACAGCCCGGCGTTGGCGATGATGAACATGATCACCGCCGAAGACATGGCGGACTTCTTCAGCACCGCGGCCAGGTCGCGCGGCTTGATCTCGCGGTAGATCAGCATGCCCACCACCAGCGCATAGAACACCGCCACGGCCGAGGCTTCGGTCGGCGTGAAGACGCCGCCGTAGATGCCGCCCAGAATGATCACGGGCATCAGCAGCGCCCAGCCCGCCTGCAGCAGCGCGCGGCCAAACGGCATGCGGCCGTCGCCGTCGTGCTTGCCCCAGCCCTTGTATTTGCAATACACCCAGACGAACAGCATCAGCGCGCCGCTGATCAAGAGGCCCGGCCCGAAGCCGGCGATGAACAGCTCGCCGATCGAGACCTCGGCGCTGACGCCGTACAGGATCATGGGAATCGACGGCGGGATGATCACGCCCAGCTCGGCGCTGGTGGCCTGCAGTGCGGCGGCGTAGCTGGTCGGGTAGCCGTGCTTGATGAGGGCCGGGATCAGGATGGCGCCGATGGCAAAGGTCGTCGCCACCGACGAGCCCGACACGGCGGCGAAGATCATGCAGGTCAGCACGCACGTCATTGGCAGGCCGCCCTGCACGCCGCCGACCAGGCTCTTGGCAAATTCGACCAGGCGGCGCGAGATGCCGCCGGTCTCCATCAGGTTGCCGGCCAGGATGAAAAACGGAATGGCGGCCAGGGGGAACTTG
The DNA window shown above is from Pulveribacter suum and carries:
- a CDS encoding Rossmann-fold NAD(P)-binding domain-containing protein; amino-acid sequence: MVIKAAFAELARTDPQAVLAALHPGTVHARVLDTLHPEHSGGLGADDGRRLPW
- a CDS encoding TIGR01777 family oxidoreductase, with the protein product MRILLSGGTGLIGRALCQHWQQQGHELWVLSRKPQRVAHLCSGARGVGQLQALDAVPPLDAVVNLAGAPIADRPWTAARRQVLWRSRIDLTRALVDWLGRRATPPPVLVSGSAVGWYGDCGEQALAEGSPPGRPDFGSRLCAAWEHEAERARQWGMRVALVRTAPVLAPQHGMLARLLPAFRMGLGGRLGSGRQWMPWIHLDDQVALIDRLLHDPACSGPYNACAPGAVRNAHFAQALARALHRPALLPVPGWALRLALGEMSVLLLGSQRVVPARAEQAAFPWQHPALPGALAHLLLQR
- a CDS encoding SDR family NAD(P)-dependent oxidoreductase; its protein translation is MTLHLTILTGGSRGMGLAMARQLLAPGHTLVSIARHANPELAAPAGAQLEQWTLDLADGAQAAGQLQSWLSAQGAGRYASATLINNAGVIPPIAPLSASDVHEVARALRVGLEAPMQLTAAFLAATEGWGVPRKVLNVSSGLGRRAMASQAAYCAAKAGMDHFTRCLALDEAAKPHGARVCSLAPGVIDTDMQVQLRSADAADFPDVGNFAQLKSSGSLTSPEEAARRVLAWLARPDFGANPVADVRDA
- the bktB gene encoding beta-ketothiolase BktB, encoding MTREVVVVSAVRTAIGTFGGSLKDIAPTQLGATVVRESLARAQVEGQDVGHVVFGHVVNTEPRDMYLSRVAAIEGGCAESTPAFNVNRLCGSGLQAVVSAAQSILLGDADIAIGAGAEVMSRAPYASLASRWGARMGDFKMIDMMIGALHDPFHNIHMGVTAENIAAKWGITREDQDRLAVESHNRAERATAAGYFNEQIVPVTLKAKKGEVQFTADEHFRPGATLDDMAKLRPVFTKDNGTVTAGNASGINDAAAALVLMDAKTAQARGAKPLARLVAYAHAGVDPKYMGIGPVPATQAALKKAGLTVADLDVIEANEAFAAQACAVTRDLGLDPAKVNPNGSGISLGHPIGATGALITVKALHELQRVQGRYALVTMCIGGGQGIAAIFERM
- a CDS encoding RluA family pseudouridine synthase, which encodes MAADALVQCVHADDDLLVLAKPAGLLCVPGRGPDKQDCLSARTAQHWPGVLVVHRLDQATSGLVLMARNPTAQRLLGRAFEQRQVHKRYQAVVAGLLGEAGGAWGEIALPIAADWERRPLRVIDPALDKPSLTRWRAVAQDAAAGVTHVELEPVTGRTHQLRVHLAAIGHPILGDALYADAAALALAPRLLLHASTLAFDHPVHGRACRFDLPADFGQIDLKPLPIKR
- a CDS encoding PAS domain-containing hybrid sensor histidine kinase/response regulator — encoded protein: MNEPDLSYLLHKSDPAGAPPPAGPVPPHPDQRTPGERATGPVARLIGELRKSQAELEAQNKVLRYSQAAAESASERFEALFASVPLALLVIDTHDVVVQANPMAHRSFQPLEHDRPLTALMPFVDASHSQRVRHAFNQASADGRAEATEVVFRIGQDGQITGDLHIARIEAADTAGGTQHQYLCAVVDQGPLLAERRALQQSTWELQVRNEQIQASEKRLEAVINSALDAIICVDQHQRITVFNPTAAVLFQCAASDALGSAILRFIPHAEQLLAFAQLTTQAVLGEMTALTASGRELAVEISVSFERHAGGETTTVFARDLTARKREEARRAELEVQLRESHKMQAVGTMAGGIAHDFNNILHAILGNVELAKADGQPGTPAYESLLEIDKAGRRARDLVRQILTFSRNEAPRRTPVALAEVARDTQRLLRVTQPPQIVLTVHEAEGVPPVLADPTQVEQALLNLCTNAIHAIGTSPGTIHVDVAVAQPGQRLRERLGLSGEHYAAVTVRDDGPGMDAATVSRIFEPFFTTKPVGQGTGLGLAVVHGVMRTHEGAIDVHSTPGQGSRFTLYFPAAPGDAPAAPAEPQQAPAPASVAPAPAPTLVTAPGRQRHVMYVDDDEALVFLVQRLLRRRGYQVTGFTDPRQATQALREAPARYDLLVTDYNMPGFSGLDLVRAAHAIRADLPIALASGYVTADIEQQALASGARALIHKPNDVQELCATVDQLIHGG